In Anguilla rostrata isolate EN2019 chromosome 1, ASM1855537v3, whole genome shotgun sequence, a genomic segment contains:
- the lgals3a gene encoding galectin-3 isoform X2, translating into MSLAKLPKLGTPTLLLLPLTPAGLEQPLELLAFPLPPVQPSLLVQGHLALTPEVLLVLDSSHQALGHLGNILVHLLLLGGFLLLRESLGPFPQGREPLGSFQEDLEHRDSFQGDLEPQGSFQGDLEPQGSFQGDLEPPGSFQGDLEPPGSFQGDLEPPGSFQGDLEALVSFPLHQDRILLEEVPPNPSHLESLDSFPLVPMLHQDSTLTCHTLGDSLPQAPMDQELPVPFLLPQTPAAIQGSPVEATPQSPLVAGGHPPVAPSPVSPASQAPSA; encoded by the coding sequence ATGTCCCTGGCAAAGCTCCCAAAATTGGGAACACCAACCCTGCTCCTCCTGCCACTAACCCCGGCTGGCCTGGAGCAGCCCCTGGAGCTCCTGGCTTTCCCCCTTCCTCCAGTCCAGCCCAGCCTTCTGGTCCAGGGGCACCTGGCCCTTACCCCGGAGGTCCTGCTGGTCCTGGACAGTTCCCATCAGGCCCTGGGGCACCTGGGCAATATCCTGGTGCACCTTCTGCTCCTGGGGGGTTTCCTTCTGCTCCGGGAGTCCCTGGGCCCTTTCCCCCAGGGCAGGGAGCCCCTGGGCAGTTTCCAGGAGGACCTGGAGCACCGGGACAGTTTCCAGGGGGACCTGGAGCCCCAGGGCAGTTTCCAGGGGGACCTGGAGCCCCAGGGCAGTTTCCAGGGGGACCTGGAGCCCCCGGGCAGTTTCCAGGGGGACCTGGAGCCCCCGGGCAGTTTCCAGGGGGACCTGGAGCCCCCGGGCAGTTTCCAGGGGGACCTGGAGGCCCTGGTCAGTTTCCCTCTGCACCAGGACCGTATCCTCCTGGAGGAGGTGCCCCCCAACCCTTCCCATCTGGAGTCCCTGGACAGTTTCCCTCTGGTCCCAATGCTCCACCAGGACAGTACCCTAACATGCCATACCCTGGGGGACAGCCTGCCCCAGGCCCCTATGGACCAGGAGCTCCCGGTGCCTTTCCTCCTCCCTCAAACTCCGGCAGCTATTCAGGGTTCCCCGGTGGAGGCTACCCCCCAATCCCCTCTGGTGGCTGGGGGCCACCCGCCGGTGGCGCCTTCCCCGGTCAGCCCGGCCAGCCAGGCTCCTTCGGCATGA
- the gmfb gene encoding glia maturation factor beta isoform X2 — protein MSESLVVCEVDEDLVKRLREFRFRKETNNAAIIMKIDMKRQLVVLDEEHEDISPDNLKDELPECQPRFLVYSYKYQHDDGRVSYPLCFIFSSPLGCKPEQQMMYAGSKNKLVHTVEVSKVFEVRNTEDLTEEWLREKLGFFR, from the exons AT GAGTGAATCATTAGTAGTATGTGAGGTCGATGAGGATTTGGTCAAAAGGTTACGAGAGTTCCGATTCCGGAAGGAAACCAACAATGCGGCCATTATCA TGAAAATTGACATGAAGCGACAGCTTGTGGTCCTTGATGAGGAACATGAG GATATATCACCTGATAATCTGAAAGATGAATTGCCTGAATGTCAACCAAG ATTTTTGGTCTATAGTTATAAGTACCAGCATGATGACGGCCGAGTTTCCTACCCACTGTGCTTCATCTTCTCTAGCCCACTCG GGTGCAAACCTGAGCAGCAGATGATGTATGCAGGCAGTAAAAACAAGCTTGTGCATACTGTGGAAGTGAGCAag GTGTTTGAGGTCAGGAATACTGAGGACTTGACAGAGGAGTGGCTTCGGGAGAAACTGGGATTCTTCCGTTAG
- the lgals3a gene encoding galectin-3 isoform X1, which translates to MDDFSLADAIADDVPGKAPKIGNTNPAPPATNPGWPGAAPGAPGFPPSSSPAQPSGPGAPGPYPGGPAGPGQFPSGPGAPGQYPGAPSAPGGFPSAPGVPGPFPPGQGAPGQFPGGPGAPGQFPGGPGAPGQFPGGPGAPGQFPGGPGAPGQFPGGPGAPGQFPGGPGAPGQFPGGPGGPGQFPSAPGPYPPGGGAPQPFPSGVPGQFPSGPNAPPGQYPNMPYPGGQPAPGPYGPGAPGAFPPPSNSGSYSGFPGGGYPPIPSGGWGPPAGGAFPGQPGQPGSFGMNPMGPYPNPPFGGPAAPGGSLPVPYDLPLHSGMMPGLLITIVGEPTPGADRFEVDLIKGPDVVFHLNPRFHEQAIIRNSCLGGCWGPEERDGGFPFVYGNRFELKILVEEDFFKVALNDVHLLEYDYRVGGLEQVNLLRIMGDIILYSVAPTMVTNQ; encoded by the exons ATGGATGACTTTTCT CTTGCTGATGCCATAGCGGACGATGTCCCTGGCAAAGCTCCCAAAATTGGGAACACCAACCCTGCTCCTCCTGCCACTAACCCCGGCTGGCCTGGAGCAGCCCCTGGAGCTCCTGGCTTTCCCCCTTCCTCCAGTCCAGCCCAGCCTTCTGGTCCAGGGGCACCTGGCCCTTACCCCGGAGGTCCTGCTGGTCCTGGACAGTTCCCATCAGGCCCTGGGGCACCTGGGCAATATCCTGGTGCACCTTCTGCTCCTGGGGGGTTTCCTTCTGCTCCGGGAGTCCCTGGGCCCTTTCCCCCAGGGCAGGGAGCCCCTGGGCAGTTTCCAGGAGGACCTGGAGCACCGGGACAGTTTCCAGGGGGACCTGGAGCCCCAGGGCAGTTTCCAGGGGGACCTGGAGCCCCAGGGCAGTTTCCAGGGGGACCTGGAGCCCCCGGGCAGTTTCCAGGGGGACCTGGAGCCCCCGGGCAGTTTCCAGGGGGACCTGGAGCCCCCGGGCAGTTTCCAGGGGGACCTGGAGGCCCTGGTCAGTTTCCCTCTGCACCAGGACCGTATCCTCCTGGAGGAGGTGCCCCCCAACCCTTCCCATCTGGAGTCCCTGGACAGTTTCCCTCTGGTCCCAATGCTCCACCAGGACAGTACCCTAACATGCCATACCCTGGGGGACAGCCTGCCCCAGGCCCCTATGGACCAGGAGCTCCCGGTGCCTTTCCTCCTCCCTCAAACTCCGGCAGCTATTCAGGGTTCCCCGGTGGAGGCTACCCCCCAATCCCCTCTGGTGGCTGGGGGCCACCCGCCGGTGGCGCCTTCCCCGGTCAGCCCGGCCAGCCAGGCTCCTTCGGCATGAATCCCATGGGACCGTACCCCAACCCGCCATTTGGGGGACCCGCCGCTCCCGGAGGTTCACTG CCAGTGCCATATGACCTTCCCTTACATTCTGGGATGATGCCAGGGCTCCTGATTACCATTGTGGGTGAACCCACTCCAGGAGCAGACAG GTTTGAAGTTGATTTGATTAAAGGCCCAGATGTCGTTTTCCACTTGAACCCTCGCTTCCACGAGCAGGCCATCATCCGTAACTCCTGCCTGGGGGGATGCTGGGGTCCTGAGGAGCGGGACGGAGGGTTCCCCTTCGTTTACGGGAACCGTTTTGAG CTCAAGATCCTGGTCGAGGAAGACTTTTTTAAAGTAGCACTGAATGATGTCCATCTCCTGGAATACGATTATCGGGTTGGAGGGCTAGAACAGGTGAACCTGCTCCGTATCATGGGTGACATCATCCTCTACAGTGTGGCCCCCACCATGGTCACTAACCAATAG
- the gmfb gene encoding glia maturation factor beta isoform X1: MSESLVVCEVDEDLVKRLREFRFRKETNNAAIIMKIDMKRQLVVLDEEHEDISPDNLKDELPECQPRFLVYSYKYQHDDGRVSYPLCFIFSSPLGCKPEQQMMYAGSKNKLVHTVEVSKVFEVRNTEDLTEEWLREKLGFFR, encoded by the exons ATG AGTGAATCATTAGTAGTATGTGAGGTCGATGAGGATTTGGTCAAAAGGTTACGAGAGTTCCGATTCCGGAAGGAAACCAACAATGCGGCCATTATCA TGAAAATTGACATGAAGCGACAGCTTGTGGTCCTTGATGAGGAACATGAG GATATATCACCTGATAATCTGAAAGATGAATTGCCTGAATGTCAACCAAG ATTTTTGGTCTATAGTTATAAGTACCAGCATGATGACGGCCGAGTTTCCTACCCACTGTGCTTCATCTTCTCTAGCCCACTCG GGTGCAAACCTGAGCAGCAGATGATGTATGCAGGCAGTAAAAACAAGCTTGTGCATACTGTGGAAGTGAGCAag GTGTTTGAGGTCAGGAATACTGAGGACTTGACAGAGGAGTGGCTTCGGGAGAAACTGGGATTCTTCCGTTAG